Proteins encoded by one window of Microaerobacter geothermalis:
- a CDS encoding ABC transporter ATP-binding protein, protein MHEVKDEVILEVNGLQKHFRVGDGVVKAVDGVTFSVKKGETVGLVGESGCGKSTAGRTIIRLYEATGGEVIFKGKNVHKLSNREMRQFNREMQMIFQDPYASLNPRMTVGDIIGEGIDIHQLATGKDRLEKIYYLLETVGLNREHANRFPHEFSGGQRQRIGIARALAVEPDFIIADEPISALDVSIQAQVVNLMEDLQKERDLTYLFIAHDLSMVKHISDRVGVMYLGNLVEMAESIELYSDPLHPYTEALLSAIPIPDPEVERKRERIILSGDVPSPMNPPSGCRFRTRCPKAMPECAETIPQWKEVKPNHWVSCLLYE, encoded by the coding sequence ATGCATGAAGTAAAAGATGAAGTCATTCTTGAAGTGAATGGATTACAAAAGCACTTCCGGGTTGGAGATGGAGTAGTTAAAGCCGTCGACGGCGTAACCTTTTCTGTCAAAAAAGGAGAAACGGTAGGTCTGGTTGGGGAATCAGGTTGCGGAAAATCTACGGCAGGGAGAACCATCATTCGTCTGTATGAGGCGACTGGCGGAGAGGTTATTTTTAAAGGGAAAAATGTCCATAAGTTATCCAACCGTGAGATGAGACAGTTTAATAGAGAAATGCAGATGATTTTCCAAGATCCTTACGCTTCCCTTAACCCCAGAATGACGGTAGGCGATATTATCGGAGAAGGAATAGATATTCATCAGTTGGCAACCGGAAAAGATAGGTTAGAAAAAATTTACTATCTCCTTGAAACGGTTGGATTAAACCGAGAACATGCCAATCGCTTCCCCCATGAATTTAGTGGAGGACAAAGGCAGAGAATTGGTATTGCAAGGGCTTTAGCCGTTGAGCCAGACTTTATAATTGCTGATGAACCGATATCAGCCCTAGATGTTTCCATTCAGGCACAGGTAGTCAACCTCATGGAAGATTTGCAGAAGGAAAGAGATCTAACCTATTTGTTCATCGCCCACGATCTTTCGATGGTAAAACACATCAGTGATCGGGTGGGAGTGATGTATTTAGGGAATCTTGTGGAAATGGCTGAAAGTATTGAATTGTATAGTGATCCACTTCATCCTTATACCGAGGCTCTTCTGTCAGCTATTCCGATTCCCGATCCAGAGGTGGAGAGGAAGAGAGAGAGAATTATTTTATCAGGGGATGTTCCAAGCCCCATGAACCCTCCTAGCGGCTGTCGTTTTAGGACTCGTTGTCCAAAAGCAATGCCGGAGTGTGCCGAGACTATTCCTCAGTGGAAGGAAGTAAAGCCTAATCATTGGGTTTCTTGTTTATTATATGAATAG
- a CDS encoding response regulator transcription factor encodes MTKVLVVDDEQSIVTLLQFNLTKAGFEVETAMDGLMALQMVNQSTPDFIILDLMLPELDGMEVCKQLRQGNNDVPILMLTAKDDEIDKILGLELGADDYLTKPFSPREVIARIKAILRRSQGRETDQQAKKVIEIGDLSIDIDKHEVRIDGQMIDLTPKEFELLIYLAQHRGKVMSREQLLNQVWNFDYMGDTRIVDVHVSHLREKIEANSRQPEYIKTIRGLGYKFEGPGKT; translated from the coding sequence ATGACCAAGGTTTTGGTGGTTGATGATGAACAATCTATTGTTACGCTGCTTCAATTTAATTTAACAAAGGCAGGATTTGAAGTGGAAACGGCAATGGATGGATTAATGGCTCTTCAAATGGTAAACCAATCAACGCCAGATTTTATCATATTGGATCTAATGCTGCCGGAATTGGATGGAATGGAAGTTTGCAAACAATTAAGGCAAGGGAATAATGATGTGCCGATTTTAATGTTGACTGCAAAGGATGATGAAATTGACAAAATCTTGGGCCTTGAATTGGGGGCTGATGATTATTTGACAAAACCCTTTAGTCCAAGGGAAGTGATCGCCAGAATTAAGGCAATCCTAAGAAGAAGCCAGGGAAGGGAAACGGATCAGCAAGCAAAAAAAGTGATCGAGATCGGAGATTTATCTATTGATATTGACAAGCATGAAGTACGGATAGACGGGCAGATGATTGATCTGACGCCGAAGGAATTTGAACTTCTGATATATTTAGCCCAGCACCGAGGAAAAGTCATGTCCCGGGAGCAGTTGCTGAATCAGGTCTGGAACTTTGACTATATGGGAGATACTAGAATTGTTGATGTTCATGTTAGTCATCTGCGGGAAAAGATTGAAGCAAACAGCCGTCAGCCTGAATATATAAAAACCATTCGAGGTTTGGGATATAAATTTGAGGGGCCTGGCAAAACATGA
- the pnpS gene encoding two-component system histidine kinase PnpS, with amino-acid sequence MKYLRNRMTLSFMVIIGTAFLLLGVYLAKLIENTYMSLQSENLIKELWRSLGVTLFIAFILTSIVIRKYAHSLTRPIEKMTVVAKRITENDYSLRVKKYPFKDEIGQLAQAINMMADSLQNHLTEINENEQQLNSILSNMESGVLFVKRGGRIQLVNDAAERILGVERKKMENRLHVEAIQSYELSQWIDTCLEEGERLRKEVHLYYPKERIFDVHFAPLYHDQSTIAGCVIVLHDITEIRHLEQMRSQFVANVSHELKTPITAIKGFAETLIDSETLDEETTRKFLQIIYDESERLNRLIKDILDLSKIEQRDFPLEITEVNITQIINDILDLMREEITQKKLKIVFDENSLLLEGDKDRLRQIFLNVISNAIVYTPEGGTIWIRFGNMEEHVEIEVKDTGIGIPKKDLSRIFERFYRVDKARSRSSGGTGLGLAIVKHLVDAHHGTIRVESAEGKGTSFFIMLPLVQRESKKQQQKN; translated from the coding sequence ATGAAATATTTAAGAAATCGTATGACCTTATCCTTTATGGTGATTATCGGAACGGCTTTTCTTTTGTTGGGAGTATATTTGGCAAAACTTATTGAAAATACTTATATGTCCCTTCAATCTGAAAACTTAATAAAAGAACTGTGGCGTAGTTTAGGGGTTACGCTATTTATAGCTTTTATATTAACTTCAATTGTCATTCGAAAATATGCCCATTCTTTAACACGGCCTATTGAGAAAATGACCGTTGTTGCGAAAAGAATTACAGAAAATGATTATTCCCTCAGGGTGAAAAAGTACCCCTTTAAAGATGAAATTGGACAATTGGCCCAAGCCATAAACATGATGGCTGACAGTTTGCAGAATCATCTTACGGAGATTAATGAAAATGAACAGCAGTTAAACAGCATTTTATCCAATATGGAAAGCGGAGTGCTTTTTGTAAAACGGGGCGGCAGAATTCAACTGGTTAACGATGCGGCAGAAAGAATATTAGGTGTGGAACGAAAAAAAATGGAAAATCGCCTCCATGTAGAAGCGATTCAAAGTTATGAGTTATCTCAATGGATTGATACCTGTTTGGAAGAAGGAGAACGATTAAGGAAAGAGGTACACTTGTATTATCCAAAGGAAAGAATATTTGATGTTCATTTTGCCCCCCTTTATCATGATCAGAGTACGATAGCAGGATGTGTTATCGTACTCCATGACATCACGGAGATTCGGCATCTGGAACAGATGAGAAGCCAGTTTGTTGCCAATGTTTCCCATGAATTGAAAACTCCAATTACTGCAATCAAGGGTTTTGCGGAGACTTTAATTGACAGTGAGACTTTGGATGAGGAGACAACTAGAAAATTTTTACAAATCATATACGATGAAAGCGAGAGATTAAATCGTTTGATTAAAGACATTTTGGATTTGTCAAAAATTGAACAAAGAGACTTTCCTTTGGAAATTACAGAGGTAAATATTACTCAAATCATTAATGACATCCTTGATCTAATGAGAGAGGAAATCACTCAAAAAAAATTAAAAATTGTTTTTGACGAAAATTCCTTACTATTAGAAGGGGATAAAGATAGACTCAGGCAAATATTTTTAAATGTAATTAGTAACGCAATTGTTTATACGCCTGAAGGGGGAACAATTTGGATCCGTTTTGGAAATATGGAAGAACATGTGGAAATAGAAGTAAAAGATACAGGCATAGGTATTCCAAAGAAGGATTTATCCCGAATTTTTGAGAGGTTTTATCGGGTAGATAAGGCGAGGTCACGTTCTTCTGGTGGAACAGGACTTGGATTAGCCATTGTAAAACATTTAGTGGATGCTCACCATGGAACAATCCGTGTAGAAAGTGCCGAAGGAAAGGGGACATCGTTTTTTATCATGTTGCCTCTGGTGCAGAGAGAATCAAAAAAACAACAACAGAAAAATTGA
- a CDS encoding DUF3899 domain-containing protein: MNTHINRIWVVRGATFLVILFATLLLSFLGENTYFINLLNTSFLIGLFLLSIAGAGWVILGDFFITFAKGWKILFSRDKESEFWFDAEPLNEDEKIKKKLKGEVKTEWFVYLPFISGLMLIGLSIFLLLFF, encoded by the coding sequence ATGAATACGCATATTAATCGGATCTGGGTTGTTCGTGGTGCTACATTTTTGGTTATTCTGTTTGCCACTCTTCTTCTATCCTTTCTCGGGGAGAATACCTATTTTATAAACTTACTCAACACCAGCTTTTTAATTGGGCTTTTCCTATTGAGCATTGCAGGTGCCGGTTGGGTCATCCTTGGTGACTTCTTTATCACCTTCGCAAAAGGATGGAAAATCTTATTTTCCAGAGATAAAGAGTCGGAATTTTGGTTTGATGCAGAGCCGTTAAATGAGGATGAGAAGATAAAGAAAAAGCTAAAAGGGGAAGTAAAAACCGAGTGGTTTGTTTATCTTCCCTTTATCAGCGGACTCATGCTTATTGGGCTATCAATTTTTCTGTTGTTGTTTTTTTGA
- a CDS encoding SpoIVB peptidase S55 domain-containing protein, with protein MKRFFLLISFVLLLPLTFYQGWDLVIYGKLQTNEYYPKKEKKVLLGGEPVIITSSHVAYLGKTTMYDGQYVMAAGHDNDVNSSFILKIDSPIPNRGYLLAHNQYGLYGLIKNPVNNPTITAVSRGYIKLDDAYILNGKENIPIRLITYSFTDMINPTLARDVIVFKIKNEKTIESGMSGLPIIQNGKLIGALRGYIRGNKQLGMATPIFKSIDSFNRYLVETNSPQLAVSLPSNHDKEDNQIN; from the coding sequence ATGAAGAGGTTTTTTTTACTTATCAGTTTTGTTCTGTTACTTCCTCTCACCTTTTATCAAGGATGGGATCTGGTCATTTATGGTAAATTGCAGACAAATGAATATTATCCAAAAAAAGAAAAAAAGGTCCTGCTCGGGGGAGAACCTGTAATTATTACAAGTAGCCATGTTGCCTATCTCGGAAAAACAACTATGTATGACGGGCAATACGTCATGGCGGCCGGACATGATAATGATGTAAATTCTTCTTTCATTTTGAAAATAGATTCACCGATTCCTAATCGTGGATATTTGTTAGCTCATAATCAATACGGATTGTATGGACTCATAAAAAATCCCGTAAATAATCCAACCATAACAGCGGTCAGCAGGGGATATATCAAACTGGATGATGCATATATCCTTAACGGCAAAGAGAATATACCCATCCGTTTAATCACCTATTCCTTTACTGACATGATCAATCCTACCCTTGCCAGAGATGTTATCGTTTTTAAAATAAAAAATGAGAAAACAATTGAAAGTGGAATGAGCGGATTACCCATCATTCAGAACGGCAAATTAATCGGAGCTTTACGGGGATATATCAGAGGGAATAAACAATTGGGAATGGCCACTCCCATTTTTAAAAGTATAGATAGTTTTAACCGTTATTTAGTTGAGACAAACTCACCCCAGTTGGCGGTGTCTCTACCTTCAAATCACGATAAAGAGGATAATCAGATCAATTAG
- a CDS encoding DMT family transporter, which produces MNNIHSREAECYMKNKEKPIINPYITLIIGVSAVSTSAIFVKLATAPAPIIATYRLLFTFLLMTPIFLLFYRHELKDIKKKDWIFSTLSGVFLAFHFILWFESLNYTSVASSVVLVTLQPLFSVIGAYFLFKERVPMKAILGGSLAIAGSFFIGWGDFKIGGMALFGDILALLGAIMVTAYWLCGQDIRKRLSLITYTYVVYGASSLTLVIYNLALGYSFFPYPTMDWVYFLSLALFPTLLGHTLFNWAIRWLNASTISMSILGEPIGSAILAYFILGEVINTTQYIGGALILFGIYAFIKWNEQTKTNPSFENCRDSHPANSNF; this is translated from the coding sequence ATGAATAATATCCATTCAAGAGAGGCGGAATGCTATATGAAAAATAAGGAGAAACCAATCATAAACCCATATATTACCCTTATTATAGGAGTGAGTGCCGTTTCTACATCTGCCATATTTGTTAAATTGGCTACTGCTCCTGCACCGATTATTGCAACATACCGATTGTTGTTTACTTTTTTACTCATGACACCCATTTTTCTACTATTTTATCGGCATGAATTGAAAGACATAAAGAAGAAAGACTGGATATTTTCTACTCTTTCAGGAGTTTTCCTAGCCTTTCATTTTATCCTGTGGTTTGAGTCACTCAATTATACTTCCGTAGCAAGTTCCGTGGTTCTCGTTACCCTTCAACCATTATTTTCCGTCATAGGAGCCTATTTTTTATTTAAGGAAAGGGTTCCTATGAAAGCGATTCTCGGAGGAAGTTTGGCCATTGCAGGAAGCTTTTTTATTGGTTGGGGTGATTTCAAGATAGGCGGCATGGCCTTGTTTGGTGATATATTGGCTCTTTTGGGGGCCATTATGGTAACAGCCTATTGGCTTTGCGGTCAGGACATACGAAAAAGACTTTCTCTGATAACTTACACCTATGTCGTCTATGGGGCAAGTTCCTTAACCCTGGTGATTTATAATCTAGCTTTAGGATATTCATTTTTTCCTTATCCAACGATGGATTGGGTATACTTTTTAAGTTTGGCTCTTTTTCCTACTTTACTCGGGCACACACTATTTAATTGGGCGATCCGCTGGCTGAATGCATCCACCATTTCCATGAGTATATTAGGAGAACCGATTGGTTCAGCAATCCTTGCTTATTTTATTTTGGGGGAAGTCATTAACACTACCCAGTATATTGGAGGGGCCTTAATTCTATTTGGAATATACGCCTTTATCAAATGGAATGAACAGACAAAAACCAATCCTTCCTTTGAGAACTGTAGGGATTCCCATCCTGCGAATAGTAATTTTTAA
- the hflK gene encoding FtsH protease activity modulator HflK — MLTIKQVYATFFGGIILLILLLVATTSWYTVDESEQAAVHTFGKVTEQITQPGLHFKMPWPIQYVTKVSKETFSLTFGYEENGNGQTIEKTEEAKMLTGDENIVLADLVVQWRIGDVEKFLYKSNNPEQVLYNATSAALRGVIGSSKIDSALTDGKPEIERSVKDQLRKLIDRYDIGITIMDVKLQDVDLPNEEVRKAFTEVTDAREQKNTKVNEALKYKNEKYNEAQGTAAARLSIAQGTKIERIERAKGDVARFEALYQEYVNNPNITRERLVIETLEKVLPGAEIYIMDDSSETVKYLPIRPLQGGNQ; from the coding sequence ATGTTGACGATCAAGCAAGTTTATGCCACCTTCTTTGGAGGAATCATCTTACTCATTCTACTCCTGGTCGCTACGACCTCGTGGTATACGGTTGATGAATCAGAACAGGCGGCTGTTCATACCTTCGGAAAAGTAACCGAGCAAATTACACAACCGGGGTTGCATTTTAAGATGCCATGGCCGATCCAATATGTCACAAAGGTTTCAAAGGAAACGTTTAGTCTAACATTTGGATATGAAGAAAACGGAAATGGTCAAACCATAGAAAAAACAGAAGAAGCCAAAATGTTAACCGGAGACGAAAATATTGTACTGGCTGATCTCGTCGTTCAGTGGAGAATCGGTGATGTGGAAAAATTTTTATACAAATCTAATAATCCGGAACAGGTATTATATAATGCAACATCAGCGGCATTAAGGGGAGTGATTGGAAGCTCAAAGATTGACAGTGCTCTAACAGATGGGAAACCAGAAATTGAAAGAAGCGTGAAGGATCAATTAAGGAAATTAATCGATAGATATGATATTGGAATTACCATCATGGACGTTAAATTACAAGATGTGGATTTACCCAATGAAGAAGTAAGAAAAGCGTTCACCGAAGTAACCGATGCAAGGGAACAAAAGAATACAAAGGTGAATGAAGCCTTAAAATATAAAAATGAGAAATATAATGAAGCTCAGGGAACTGCTGCTGCTCGTTTAAGTATCGCCCAGGGAACAAAAATTGAGAGAATTGAAAGGGCGAAAGGGGATGTGGCCAGATTTGAAGCTCTCTACCAGGAATATGTGAACAATCCTAATATAACCAGGGAGAGATTGGTCATTGAAACTTTGGAAAAAGTATTACCTGGAGCAGAAATTTATATCATGGACGATTCATCAGAAACCGTGAAATATTTGCCTATTCGTCCTTTACAAGGGGGTAATCAGTAA
- the hflC gene encoding protease modulator HflC, with product MDDEKVIDINSRKPELEWKKYSKVGFAILILVLLAGLIFSNLFIVQEGEYKIIRQFGEVVRILDEPGLNYKIPFIQTAESLPKFQLVYDSQPTEINTKDKKKMMIDNYVVWRIEDPLKMIQTARTVENAEARLGEAVYSIIRADLGQLNFDEIVNDEASARRGFNEIVTQKVDDVLRRDGYGIDVIDVRVKRTDLPDQNEQSVFNRMISERRSKAQEYLSQGEAEATKIKAETDRQVKEMLAEAEAKAKAIEGEGEKEAAKIYNEAYGKDPEFYRLYRTLLSYETTMKGKPVIVLPISSPYAKLLMGNTQ from the coding sequence ATGGATGACGAAAAAGTAATTGATATCAATTCAAGGAAACCGGAATTGGAATGGAAAAAATATTCAAAGGTTGGCTTTGCCATTTTAATACTGGTCCTCTTGGCCGGGTTAATCTTCAGTAATCTGTTTATTGTACAGGAAGGAGAATACAAGATCATCAGGCAGTTTGGTGAAGTGGTCCGAATTCTTGATGAACCGGGATTAAATTATAAAATTCCATTTATCCAAACGGCAGAATCCCTTCCTAAATTCCAGTTGGTTTATGATAGTCAACCTACTGAAATAAATACCAAGGACAAGAAAAAAATGATGATTGATAACTATGTCGTTTGGCGGATTGAAGATCCGCTTAAGATGATTCAAACTGCCAGAACGGTTGAAAATGCTGAAGCCAGGTTAGGAGAAGCGGTTTACTCCATTATTCGTGCAGATCTGGGTCAACTAAATTTTGATGAGATTGTAAATGATGAAGCCTCAGCAAGAAGAGGTTTTAATGAGATCGTCACCCAGAAGGTGGATGACGTTTTAAGAAGGGACGGATATGGAATAGACGTAATTGATGTAAGGGTAAAACGAACAGACTTACCTGATCAAAATGAACAGTCCGTATTTAATCGAATGATATCTGAAAGAAGAAGTAAAGCTCAAGAGTATTTGTCCCAAGGGGAAGCAGAGGCAACCAAAATAAAAGCGGAAACAGATCGTCAGGTAAAGGAAATGCTGGCTGAAGCGGAAGCGAAGGCTAAGGCAATCGAAGGGGAAGGGGAAAAGGAAGCAGCTAAAATTTATAATGAAGCTTATGGGAAGGACCCTGAGTTTTATCGTCTATATCGGACCCTTTTATCCTATGAGACGACAATGAAAGGGAAGCCAGTCATCGTACTTCCTATCTCTTCACCTTATGCCAAATTATTGATGGGAAATACTCAATAG
- the polA gene encoding DNA polymerase I, translating into MDKFLLIDGNSIANRAFYALPLLTNHQGTYTNAVYGFTTMLLKLLEEEKPTHIIVAFDAGKITFRHSDYKEYKGTRSKTPSELSEQFPLIKELLTVFGISHVKLEGYEADDIIGTLTKESEEDGIDTYVVTGDKDMLQLVSSKVHVLLTKKGITEVEAYDENQIKEKYGLTPKQIIDLKGLMGDSSDNIPGVPGVGEKTALKLLQQFGTVEEVIEHIGEVSGKKLQEKLEGNKDKALLSKSLATIKRDVPLPIKWQDTKYVGYQPAKVVPLLKHLEFKSLLEKIEVSEIEESVREEITFEIANQKNLGKLEEYLTSPGSVVIELAGENYHQAELLGLGIKTDKGQFYVPASILYSWDRLKNWLQDKRTEKWTYDGKRGKVALRWKGISFSGITMDALIASYLINPSESSHRLSDIALRMGSRTLLEDEKVYGKGAKFCIPEESVLAKHVVEKAVILWEVIPRLKQEICNSNMESLYGDLEQPLSLILGEMEYYGFTIDTERLTEMGKELDIQLAKLSEDIYRMAGEPFNINSPKQLAEILFDRLKLPVLKKTKTGYSTSADVLEKLVDQHEIIPCLLHYRQLGKLKSTYIEGLLKAVNEKTGKIHTIFNQALTATGRLSSTEPNLQNIPIRLEEGRRIREAFIPSHEGWVLLSADYSQIELRILAHISGDEKLIEAFNADMDIHTRTAMDVFGVPQEQVTSLMRRQAKAVNFGIVYGISDYGLSQNLNITRKEAAEFIERYFQIFKGVKTYMEDIVKQAKKDGFVTTLLNRRRFLPEINSKNFNLRSFAERTAMNTPIQGTAADIIKLAMVSINQRLIDEKRKSRMILQVHDELIFDVPREELGDMMSLVPEVMEKVLSLKVPLKVDVSFGNTWAEAK; encoded by the coding sequence ATGGATAAATTTTTATTGATCGATGGAAATAGTATTGCAAACCGGGCATTTTATGCCCTTCCGCTACTAACGAATCATCAGGGTACCTATACCAATGCGGTATATGGGTTTACCACCATGTTGTTAAAACTTTTGGAAGAAGAAAAACCCACACACATCATTGTGGCCTTTGATGCAGGGAAGATCACCTTTAGGCATAGCGATTACAAAGAATACAAAGGCACGAGAAGCAAGACACCTTCAGAGTTATCAGAACAGTTTCCGCTGATCAAAGAGCTCCTTACCGTTTTTGGCATTTCCCATGTTAAATTGGAAGGATATGAAGCGGATGACATCATTGGAACTTTGACCAAAGAATCTGAGGAAGATGGAATTGACACCTATGTGGTAACTGGAGATAAGGACATGCTCCAATTGGTTTCGTCAAAGGTACATGTGCTTTTAACCAAGAAGGGAATTACTGAGGTTGAAGCATATGATGAAAATCAAATCAAAGAAAAGTATGGGCTAACACCAAAGCAAATTATTGATTTGAAGGGGTTGATGGGAGATTCCTCAGACAATATTCCGGGGGTCCCGGGAGTAGGGGAAAAAACTGCCCTTAAACTTCTTCAACAATTTGGTACAGTAGAAGAAGTGATTGAACACATTGGAGAGGTATCGGGTAAAAAACTTCAGGAAAAGTTAGAAGGGAATAAGGATAAAGCGTTATTAAGCAAATCATTAGCGACCATCAAACGGGATGTGCCCCTGCCGATTAAATGGCAGGATACCAAGTATGTCGGATATCAACCTGCGAAGGTTGTTCCTTTGCTCAAACATCTCGAATTTAAATCCTTATTGGAAAAAATAGAAGTTTCAGAGATTGAAGAATCAGTTCGTGAAGAAATCACCTTTGAAATAGCCAATCAGAAAAATCTAGGAAAATTAGAGGAATATCTGACTTCTCCAGGATCTGTTGTCATTGAACTGGCAGGGGAAAACTATCATCAGGCAGAACTTCTTGGCCTGGGGATTAAGACGGATAAAGGGCAATTTTATGTTCCTGCTTCTATCCTTTATTCTTGGGATCGGTTAAAAAATTGGTTGCAGGATAAAAGGACAGAAAAGTGGACTTATGATGGGAAAAGGGGAAAAGTAGCGCTTCGTTGGAAAGGGATATCTTTCAGTGGTATTACGATGGATGCTCTGATCGCATCATATTTGATTAACCCTTCGGAATCCAGCCATCGATTATCTGATATTGCCCTTCGTATGGGCAGCAGAACCCTGTTGGAGGATGAGAAAGTATATGGAAAGGGAGCGAAGTTTTGTATCCCTGAAGAATCTGTACTTGCTAAACATGTGGTTGAGAAGGCCGTCATATTATGGGAAGTAATTCCCCGGCTAAAGCAGGAAATATGCAACTCCAATATGGAGAGTTTATATGGTGATTTGGAACAGCCATTAAGTTTAATTTTAGGGGAAATGGAATATTACGGGTTTACCATTGATACCGAGAGATTAACGGAAATGGGTAAGGAATTGGATATCCAACTGGCAAAGCTGTCGGAGGATATCTACAGAATGGCAGGTGAACCATTTAATATTAATTCACCTAAACAATTGGCTGAAATTCTTTTTGATCGACTAAAGTTGCCTGTTCTTAAAAAAACAAAGACCGGATACTCCACAAGTGCTGATGTATTGGAAAAATTGGTTGACCAGCACGAAATCATCCCTTGCCTGCTCCATTACCGTCAATTGGGCAAGCTGAAGTCGACATACATTGAAGGGCTGTTAAAGGCCGTTAACGAAAAAACAGGTAAAATTCATACGATTTTTAACCAGGCGTTAACGGCAACCGGCCGACTTAGTAGTACTGAACCTAATTTACAAAATATCCCTATTCGATTGGAGGAAGGAAGAAGGATCAGAGAAGCATTTATACCAAGCCATGAAGGTTGGGTCCTTCTTTCTGCAGATTATTCCCAAATTGAGCTGCGGATTCTGGCCCATATTTCCGGAGATGAAAAGTTAATTGAAGCCTTTAACGCGGATATGGATATTCATACTCGAACGGCGATGGATGTATTTGGGGTCCCGCAGGAACAGGTTACCTCTCTCATGAGAAGACAGGCGAAGGCGGTTAATTTTGGAATCGTCTATGGAATTAGTGATTATGGTTTATCACAAAATTTAAATATTACCAGGAAAGAAGCCGCAGAATTTATTGAGCGTTACTTCCAAATTTTTAAAGGGGTTAAAACCTACATGGAAGATATCGTCAAACAGGCGAAGAAAGATGGTTTTGTAACCACGCTTCTTAACAGAAGACGATTCTTGCCTGAGATCAATAGCAAGAATTTTAATCTCAGGAGCTTTGCTGAAAGAACAGCGATGAACACGCCGATTCAAGGGACAGCGGCAGATATTATTAAATTGGCCATGGTATCCATCAATCAAAGACTCATCGATGAAAAACGGAAAAGCCGCATGATTCTGCAGGTCCATGATGAACTGATTTTTGATGTACCACGGGAAGAACTGGGTGATATGATGTCTCTTGTCCCTGAAGTGATGGAGAAGGTTTTGTCCTTAAAAGTACCATTAAAAGTGGATGTAAGCTTCGGAAACACATGGGCAGAAGCGAAGTAA
- the mutM gene encoding DNA-formamidopyrimidine glycosylase, which yields MPELPEVETIRKTLKSLIVGKEIKDVLVYLPKIIKYPNDVEEFRFYLKGKMVKDIGRRGKFLLIEFEDMVLVSHLRMEGRYGLYLKDDPVEKHTHIIFHFSDGTELRYRDVRQFGTMHLYPKGSENHRAPLNKLGPEPLDETFTFSQFAAKTAKRETKIKPLLLNQEFLAGLGNIYVDEALFMAGIHPERPASSLTCQEVMKLYEAIRKTLEKAIEMGGSSIKSYVNGQGEMGMFQQQLKVYGRKGNPCFHCGTEVIRLVVGGRGTHICPKCQK from the coding sequence ATGCCGGAATTGCCAGAAGTTGAAACCATAAGAAAAACCTTAAAGTCATTAATTGTTGGAAAAGAGATCAAGGATGTCTTGGTTTATCTTCCCAAAATTATCAAATACCCCAATGATGTTGAAGAATTCCGTTTTTATCTCAAAGGGAAAATGGTAAAGGATATCGGAAGAAGAGGAAAATTTTTGCTTATCGAATTTGAGGATATGGTCCTTGTTTCCCATCTTCGCATGGAGGGAAGGTATGGTTTATACCTAAAGGATGATCCCGTAGAAAAGCATACTCACATCATATTTCATTTTTCCGACGGAACGGAACTTCGCTATCGGGATGTTCGTCAATTCGGAACGATGCATCTCTATCCGAAGGGCTCAGAAAACCATCGGGCGCCTTTGAATAAACTGGGACCTGAACCACTGGATGAAACATTTACCTTTTCCCAATTTGCGGCGAAAACAGCGAAAAGAGAGACTAAGATAAAACCTTTGTTATTGAATCAGGAATTTTTGGCAGGGTTGGGGAACATTTATGTGGATGAAGCTCTGTTTATGGCAGGGATTCACCCTGAGAGACCAGCCTCCAGTTTAACCTGCCAAGAGGTTATGAAGTTATATGAGGCCATCAGAAAGACCTTGGAGAAGGCCATTGAGATGGGGGGATCTTCAATAAAATCGTATGTCAATGGACAAGGAGAGATGGGCATGTTTCAGCAGCAGTTAAAAGTATATGGTCGGAAAGGCAATCCTTGTTTTCATTGTGGTACAGAAGTAATTCGTCTTGTAGTTGGCGGCAGGGGAACCCACATTTGTCCCAAATGCCAAAAATAA